Proteins from a genomic interval of Orbaceae bacterium lpD02:
- a CDS encoding pseudouridine synthase, whose amino-acid sequence MATSLIAFNKPYGVICQFSQHDTYPSLKQYIELPEFYPAGRLDTDSEGLLLLTNDGKLQTKIASPKFKLPKTYWAQVDGLVTPNAINQLQKGVRLKEFISQPAKVNIIETPTSLWQREPPIRERKAIPTSWLSITITEGKNRQVRRMCAAVGFPCLRLVRVQIGEFNLFEHSLTLGKWQALTQTELFN is encoded by the coding sequence ATGGCGACGTCACTTATTGCATTTAATAAACCGTATGGGGTTATTTGTCAGTTTTCTCAGCACGATACATACCCAAGTCTAAAACAATATATTGAGTTACCTGAATTTTATCCTGCTGGTCGACTAGATACGGATAGTGAAGGATTATTGTTGTTAACTAATGATGGTAAATTACAAACAAAAATTGCGTCACCGAAATTTAAACTACCCAAAACGTATTGGGCTCAAGTAGACGGATTAGTTACGCCTAATGCGATTAACCAATTGCAAAAAGGCGTTCGATTGAAAGAATTTATATCTCAACCAGCAAAAGTTAACATAATTGAAACGCCAACTTCTCTTTGGCAACGAGAGCCACCAATTCGCGAACGTAAAGCAATCCCTACATCATGGTTAAGTATCACGATAACAGAAGGAAAAAATCGCCAAGTTAGGCGTATGTGTGCCGCTGTTGGGTTTCCCTGCTTGAGGCTTGTACGAGTGCAGATTGGCGAATTTAATTTATTTGAACATTCACTTACTTTAGGAAAATGGCAAGCGCTAACACAAACAGAGCTATTTAACTAA
- a CDS encoding N-acetylmuramoyl-L-alanine amidase — MPAPFDSNRRLLIKGIAAACLLSVARVGFAATAQIVAVRVWPSSTYTRITLESNVSLSYKQFYLANPSRLVIDIDDLNLNSTFRNISSLIQPGDPYIKRLRVGQFDSKRVRLVVELKQDVNPNLFTLKPIAEFRNRLVIDLYPAQKNTVDDDPLLALLQEFNKSGLDDPPPIKQPTKKINDNVIIVLDPGHGGEDPGAIGYYKTREKDIVLQIARRLRDLIRKESGMVVHLTRNEDIFLPLRVRVEKARSFHADLFISIHADAFTQRSAKGSSAFALSTKGASSTAANYLAQTQNEADEIGGVSRSGDRYLDHTLLDLVQTTTTSNSLILGNAILNTMKRVNTLHKAQVETAGFAVLKAPDIPSVLVETAFISNLSEEKKLKTASFQNQIAKAMLDGIKNYIKLRKN; from the coding sequence ATGCCAGCACCATTTGATTCAAACAGACGATTACTGATAAAAGGAATAGCCGCCGCTTGCTTATTGTCTGTTGCACGAGTGGGGTTTGCTGCTACTGCCCAAATTGTAGCAGTCCGAGTTTGGCCTTCATCGACTTATACCCGCATTACACTCGAATCAAATGTTTCGTTATCTTATAAGCAGTTTTACCTTGCCAACCCAAGTCGGCTAGTAATCGATATTGATGACTTAAATCTTAATAGTACGTTTCGTAATATATCCTCGCTAATTCAGCCTGGAGATCCTTATATTAAACGATTAAGAGTAGGACAATTTGATAGCAAGAGAGTAAGGCTTGTCGTCGAACTAAAACAAGATGTAAACCCTAATCTTTTTACCTTAAAACCGATAGCAGAATTTCGTAACCGGTTAGTTATTGATCTCTATCCTGCACAAAAAAATACCGTCGATGACGATCCCTTACTGGCATTGTTGCAGGAATTTAATAAAAGTGGGCTCGATGATCCCCCTCCAATTAAGCAACCAACAAAAAAAATTAACGATAACGTTATTATAGTGCTTGATCCTGGTCACGGAGGAGAAGATCCCGGTGCAATTGGTTATTATAAAACACGGGAAAAGGATATCGTTTTACAAATAGCACGCCGTTTACGCGATTTGATCCGCAAAGAAAGCGGAATGGTCGTTCATCTCACGCGTAATGAAGATATTTTTTTACCATTACGTGTCCGAGTAGAAAAAGCACGATCTTTTCATGCTGATCTATTTATTTCAATCCATGCCGATGCATTTACTCAGCGCTCAGCTAAAGGGTCATCTGCGTTTGCCTTATCAACCAAGGGGGCGAGTAGCACCGCTGCAAATTATTTAGCACAAACTCAAAATGAGGCAGATGAAATTGGTGGAGTTAGCCGTAGTGGTGACCGTTACCTTGACCATACTCTTTTAGACTTAGTACAAACAACAACTACCAGCAATAGCTTAATTCTTGGTAACGCAATTTTAAATACAATGAAACGAGTTAATACATTGCACAAAGCCCAAGTCGAAACAGCAGGCTTTGCCGTGTTAAAAGCGCCCGATATTCCCTCTGTGTTGGTTGAAACTGCCTTTATTAGTAATCTGAGTGAAGAAAAAAAGCTAAAAACCGCTAGCTTTCAAAACCAGATCGCTAAAGCAATGCTTGATGGTATTAAAAATTATATCAAGCTGCGTAAAAACTAA
- a CDS encoding DUF6384 family protein → MQEIKLSDQLGAMAIIDELYQKQQLLLEHLDRDKLRHNLAEKIIDYYQTKGFVVDNKIIDDGINLWFDNRLRFNAPKRSKLQNILIFCYVIRNSWLPVIGFLLFVLLMVDFVSFTNMTQLEKNINLAYNNILTSKQSLVDLNYELKSLNEQDIMYAQTSVKKLRISISELLNQEIVPPIIKPIIEDSLTAGEVEKIFNELKKIDFFAKDKLSAIASQISQLRALTENDHKLVQLINNPKFIQASKHYPILQIAVDSAIDELNRGVVGTDFNYIERLYDSVDKVKMLEGKMQADMAQLKSLNVPPADLMQLTALQTALKTDLKALRFDNVDDYNNMIAYYIKLAQTPLVLTIVDEVGYKSGVERTYNSNGKSWFLIVRPMSLFGHSESLWVKSIETGKTKRVDMFGQQVSRDLFDQVKADKVQDGHIDNVQLCNKPIGRLEFDCPISVKAGRILEW, encoded by the coding sequence GTGCAAGAGATTAAACTTAGCGATCAATTGGGGGCAATGGCGATTATTGATGAGCTATACCAAAAACAGCAATTACTACTTGAGCACCTTGATCGTGATAAGTTGCGTCATAATTTGGCGGAAAAAATAATAGATTATTATCAAACTAAAGGATTCGTCGTCGATAATAAAATTATCGATGATGGTATTAACCTTTGGTTTGATAACCGCTTACGGTTTAATGCTCCCAAGCGTTCTAAACTTCAAAATATACTCATTTTTTGTTATGTAATAAGGAATTCTTGGCTGCCCGTTATCGGATTCTTGTTGTTTGTGTTGCTAATGGTTGATTTTGTTTCATTTACAAATATGACGCAACTCGAAAAAAATATAAATTTAGCCTATAATAATATCCTCACATCTAAGCAATCGTTAGTTGATCTGAATTATGAATTAAAATCACTTAATGAGCAGGATATTATGTATGCGCAAACTTCGGTAAAAAAACTTAGAATATCAATTAGTGAGCTTCTTAATCAAGAAATAGTACCACCAATAATTAAACCTATAATCGAAGATTCTTTAACAGCAGGTGAAGTAGAAAAAATCTTTAACGAATTAAAAAAAATAGACTTTTTTGCCAAAGATAAATTATCAGCAATAGCCTCACAGATTTCCCAATTGCGTGCGTTAACTGAAAATGATCATAAGCTAGTGCAATTAATTAATAATCCAAAATTTATACAGGCGAGTAAACATTATCCTATTTTACAAATTGCTGTTGATTCTGCTATTGATGAATTAAATCGTGGCGTAGTGGGCACTGATTTCAATTATATTGAAAGGCTTTATGATTCAGTTGATAAAGTGAAAATGCTAGAAGGTAAAATGCAAGCGGATATGGCACAACTAAAATCGCTTAATGTGCCACCCGCTGATCTAATGCAGTTAACAGCATTGCAAACAGCACTGAAAACCGACTTAAAAGCGCTTCGCTTTGATAATGTCGATGACTATAATAATATGATTGCTTACTATATTAAGCTTGCGCAAACACCATTGGTATTAACGATTGTCGATGAAGTAGGTTACAAATCAGGGGTAGAGCGCACCTATAATAGTAATGGTAAGTCTTGGTTCTTAATCGTAAGGCCGATGAGCTTATTTGGGCATTCAGAGTCATTGTGGGTAAAAAGTATCGAGACAGGCAAGACAAAACGAGTTGATATGTTTGGCCAACAAGTTAGTCGAGATCTTTTTGATCAAGTCAAAGCCGATAAAGTACAAGATGGCCATATTGATAACGTACAACTTTGTAATAAGCCTATTGGTCGTTTAGAATTTGACTGCCCTATTTCAGTTAAAGCTGGCAGAATTTTGGAGTGGTAG
- a CDS encoding ROK family protein — protein MALNYLNLVGNAELVKQLNYAMIYRLIIQQSPISRIQLAETSQLAPASITKITRQLLQKKLIKEVDIQQSTGGRPAVSIEAKFENYQSIAIQLSRAHVTIELYDLGGNSLVFKRYPLTDFTQRLAQHYLINLIELFCNDHSKKIKNLIALSVVMPGVIDSVNGIVRYTPHITVNNWPLAEILQQKFHISVFVGNDVQSLALAESYFGSTQNIQDSILIRVHRGVGSGVIINQQLLMNHNQSACEVGHIQVNPLGQRCHCGNFGCLENQVANTAIENRAKLLIAQGYPSKLTENKCDIVKICQLANQGDELAGKLIQNAGENLGKAVAIMVNIFNPQRIVLAGEITKSPEILLNAVNSVLYSQSLQQLRENLSISCSTLNDYSAIGAFALVQQALFNGSLLMTILEKDQ, from the coding sequence ATGGCATTGAACTATTTAAATTTAGTCGGTAATGCAGAGTTAGTAAAACAACTCAATTATGCCATGATTTATCGATTAATTATTCAGCAAAGCCCTATTTCACGAATACAGTTAGCAGAAACAAGCCAATTAGCGCCAGCAAGTATTACAAAGATCACCCGCCAACTATTGCAAAAAAAACTTATTAAAGAAGTCGATATCCAACAATCTACTGGTGGTCGACCAGCTGTTTCGATTGAAGCTAAGTTCGAAAATTACCAATCTATTGCAATCCAACTGAGTCGAGCCCACGTTACCATTGAACTTTATGATCTTGGCGGTAATAGCCTTGTGTTTAAACGCTATCCGCTTACTGATTTCACTCAACGGCTCGCTCAACATTATTTAATCAATTTAATTGAACTATTCTGTAATGACCACAGCAAAAAAATTAAAAATTTAATTGCGCTTTCGGTTGTAATGCCAGGGGTTATTGACTCAGTTAATGGTATTGTTCGCTACACACCTCATATTACTGTCAATAACTGGCCACTTGCTGAAATTTTGCAGCAAAAATTTCATATTTCAGTTTTCGTTGGTAACGATGTGCAAAGCTTAGCGTTAGCTGAAAGCTATTTTGGCTCAACACAAAATATACAAGATTCAATTTTAATTCGCGTTCATCGCGGTGTTGGCTCTGGTGTAATTATTAACCAGCAATTATTGATGAACCATAATCAAAGCGCTTGCGAAGTAGGCCATATTCAAGTTAATCCATTAGGCCAGCGTTGCCATTGTGGCAATTTTGGCTGCCTTGAAAATCAAGTAGCTAATACTGCAATAGAAAATAGAGCTAAATTATTAATTGCACAAGGGTATCCGAGTAAATTGACAGAGAATAAATGCGATATCGTGAAAATTTGTCAATTAGCAAACCAAGGTGATGAATTAGCCGGCAAATTAATCCAAAATGCCGGCGAAAACTTAGGTAAAGCGGTTGCGATTATGGTTAATATTTTTAATCCACAACGCATTGTCTTAGCTGGCGAAATAACTAAATCACCGGAAATATTACTTAATGCAGTCAATAGTGTGCTTTATTCACAAAGCCTACAGCAGCTACGCGAAAATTTATCGATCAGTTGTTCTACGTTAAATGATTATTCTGCTATCGGGGCATTCGCCTTAGTTCAACAGGCTCTATTTAACGGTTCACTATTAATGACGATCCTTGAGAAGGACCAGTAA
- the asd gene encoding aspartate-semialdehyde dehydrogenase, which translates to MKNVGFIGWRGMVGSVLMQRMIEEHDFDGINAILFSTSQAGQDAPSFTGKTSVLHNAYDIDALKALDVVVTCQGGDYTSDIYPKLRASGWQGYWIDAASTLRMEDEAIIILDPVNCANIDSALNRGIKTFVGGNCTVSLMLMSLGGLFAADLVDWVSVSTYQAASGGGARHMRELLTQMGMLHADIAKELSDPHSSILDIEQKVTAKMRDGSLPTDNFGVPLAGSLIPWIDKQLDNGQSREEWKGQAETNKILASSSIIPVDGLCVRVGALRCHSQSFTIKLKQDIGIPDIEQLLSAHNDWVKVIPNERELSMKELTPVAVTGTLSTPVGRLRKLNMGKDFLSAFTVGDQLLWGAAEPLRRMLRILR; encoded by the coding sequence ATGAAAAATGTTGGTTTTATTGGTTGGCGAGGCATGGTTGGTTCCGTTTTGATGCAGCGTATGATAGAGGAGCATGATTTTGATGGTATTAATGCTATTTTATTTTCAACTTCCCAAGCTGGTCAAGATGCACCTTCTTTTACGGGTAAAACCAGTGTTTTACATAATGCTTATGATATTGATGCACTTAAAGCATTAGATGTTGTTGTTACTTGCCAAGGCGGTGACTATACCTCTGATATTTATCCTAAATTACGTGCTTCAGGTTGGCAAGGCTATTGGATTGATGCGGCCTCAACTCTGCGCATGGAAGATGAGGCGATTATTATTCTTGATCCAGTTAATTGCGCTAATATTGATAGTGCTTTAAATCGAGGCATAAAAACATTTGTTGGCGGTAACTGCACTGTTAGTTTAATGCTTATGTCGCTCGGTGGGTTGTTCGCTGCCGATTTAGTTGATTGGGTTTCGGTATCCACTTATCAAGCGGCCTCCGGTGGCGGAGCACGGCATATGCGTGAGCTTTTAACGCAAATGGGCATGTTACATGCCGATATCGCAAAAGAGTTATCTGACCCTCATTCTTCGATTTTAGATATTGAGCAGAAAGTGACAGCGAAAATGCGTGATGGTTCACTGCCAACGGATAATTTTGGCGTGCCATTGGCAGGTAGCTTGATTCCATGGATTGATAAACAATTAGATAATGGCCAAAGCCGAGAAGAATGGAAAGGGCAGGCAGAAACGAATAAAATTTTAGCTAGCTCAAGCATTATTCCTGTTGATGGTTTATGTGTTCGTGTCGGCGCGCTGCGTTGTCATAGTCAGTCATTTACGATTAAACTTAAGCAAGATATTGGCATACCTGATATTGAACAATTATTATCTGCACATAATGATTGGGTAAAAGTAATTCCTAATGAGCGAGAATTATCGATGAAAGAACTAACACCCGTTGCCGTAACAGGAACCTTATCTACACCAGTCGGGCGTTTACGTAAACTCAATATGGGGAAAGACTTTTTATCTGCATTTACGGTTGGTGATCAACTGCTATGGGGCGCAGCAGAACCGTTACGTAGAATGTTAAGAATTTTACGTTAA
- the nagA gene encoding N-acetylglucosamine-6-phosphate deacetylase → MYALTNCRIYTGMEVLYDHAVIIDDNRISMICHNDNIPHNITIENLQGAILAPGFIDIQLNGCGGVQFNEEIDALSIETLDIMQQTNLLSGCSSYLPTLITSNDEFMRKAVEVMREYLKSHSNQALGLHLEGPYINPEKKGIHNINYIRKPDQAMIDFLCENADVIKIITLAPEKVEISFIQQLTRAGIRVSAGHSNATYEETRAGFNAGIRMGTHLFNAMPAMTGRMPGVVGAIYDESEVYCGIIADGLHVDWANIRNSQKIKRDKLILITDAILPVGTNIEQCTFGGKTVYYKDGKCTDANGTLGGSGLTMIEAVKNSVNHAGFALEEALRMAALYPAKAIGVDHMLGTITAGKVANLVAFDHNFVIQKTIVNGKL, encoded by the coding sequence ATGTATGCATTAACAAATTGCCGAATCTACACTGGGATGGAAGTACTTTATGATCATGCGGTCATCATCGATGATAATAGAATTTCAATGATTTGCCATAATGACAACATTCCGCATAATATTACGATTGAAAATTTACAAGGTGCAATATTAGCACCTGGATTTATTGATATTCAGCTCAATGGTTGTGGGGGGGTTCAATTTAATGAAGAAATCGACGCACTCAGTATCGAAACGCTAGACATTATGCAGCAAACTAATTTACTCTCAGGCTGCTCAAGTTATCTACCAACCTTGATCACCTCCAATGATGAGTTTATGCGTAAAGCGGTTGAAGTAATGCGCGAGTATTTAAAAAGCCATAGCAACCAAGCCTTAGGTCTTCACTTAGAAGGCCCATACATCAATCCAGAAAAAAAAGGCATTCACAATATTAATTACATTCGTAAACCCGATCAAGCCATGATTGATTTTTTGTGCGAAAACGCCGATGTAATTAAAATCATAACGTTAGCGCCAGAAAAAGTAGAGATAAGCTTTATTCAGCAATTAACGAGAGCTGGGATTCGAGTTTCTGCAGGGCATTCTAATGCAACTTATGAAGAGACCAGAGCAGGGTTTAATGCAGGAATTAGGATGGGAACACATCTTTTTAATGCTATGCCGGCAATGACCGGACGCATGCCTGGCGTGGTGGGTGCGATTTATGATGAGTCAGAAGTTTATTGCGGAATTATCGCAGATGGGCTACATGTTGACTGGGCAAATATTCGCAATTCTCAAAAAATTAAACGCGACAAATTAATCTTAATTACTGATGCCATACTACCTGTTGGTACGAATATTGAACAATGTACTTTTGGTGGTAAAACAGTTTATTACAAAGATGGTAAGTGTACTGATGCCAATGGAACGCTAGGTGGTTCAGGTCTAACAATGATAGAAGCCGTTAAAAATAGCGTTAACCATGCCGGCTTTGCTTTAGAAGAAGCACTGAGAATGGCGGCATTATATCCAGCGAAAGCAATTGGCGTTGATCATATGCTCGGGACAATTACAGCAGGTAAAGTTGCTAATTTAGTTGCCTTTGATCATAATTTCGTTATACAAAAAACGATTGTTAACGGTAAATTATAA
- the nagB gene encoding glucosamine-6-phosphate deaminase, with protein sequence MRLIPLQNAQQGGAWAANYIVEQINRFNPTADKPFVLGLPTGSSPLLMYKQLIKHFKAGRVSFKNVVTFNMDEYVGIPEDHPQSYHTFMYENFFNHVDINPNNIHILNGNASDVDKECQQYEEKMKSYGKVNLFVGGVGQDGHIAFNEPSSSLCSRTRIKTLTEDTRIANSRFFDNDINQVPKYALTIGVGTLMDAEKVLLLVFGHNKALALQAAIEGSVNHMWTVSILQTHQKAIIVCDDPSTNELKVKTLKYFKQLEIDNLKVDIL encoded by the coding sequence ATGAGATTAATTCCATTACAAAATGCACAGCAAGGCGGAGCCTGGGCAGCTAATTATATTGTAGAGCAAATTAATAGATTTAACCCAACAGCGGATAAACCTTTCGTGTTAGGGTTACCAACGGGAAGCTCACCGCTATTGATGTATAAACAATTAATTAAACACTTTAAAGCTGGTAGGGTTAGCTTTAAAAATGTAGTAACGTTCAATATGGACGAATACGTAGGGATCCCCGAAGATCATCCTCAGAGCTATCACACGTTTATGTATGAAAATTTTTTCAATCATGTCGATATTAACCCTAACAATATTCATATCTTAAATGGTAATGCAAGCGATGTAGATAAAGAGTGCCAGCAGTATGAAGAAAAAATGAAATCATATGGAAAAGTAAACCTTTTTGTTGGTGGCGTGGGTCAAGATGGTCATATCGCATTTAATGAACCAAGCTCATCATTGTGTTCACGCACTCGAATCAAAACATTAACAGAAGATACCCGGATTGCTAATTCCCGCTTTTTTGATAATGATATAAATCAAGTGCCTAAATATGCTTTAACAATAGGTGTCGGTACACTGATGGATGCAGAAAAAGTATTATTATTGGTATTTGGCCACAATAAAGCGCTCGCATTGCAAGCCGCTATTGAGGGTTCAGTTAACCATATGTGGACAGTAAGTATTTTGCAAACTCACCAAAAAGCAATTATTGTTTGTGATGATCCAAGTACCAATGAATTAAAAGTAAAAACATTAAAATACTTTAAGCAACTTGAAATTGATAATTTAAAAGTAGATATACTTTAA
- a CDS encoding PTS transporter subunit EIIC produces MGILAYLQRLGKSLMLPIATLPIAAILLRLGQPDVLNIPFISVAGGSIFDNLPLLFALGIAVGLSKDGAGAAALAGAVGYFILTKGTEVLGNYTDVTYVLKDNLEQAYSFIVKDGGVIAKLHQLIPGVSPALDKNGNEIANSLVVVVSDVKLNLSFFGGVIAGIVAGHSYNLFHNIKLPDYLAFFGGKRFVPIMTGLICLILAFICGEIWPYVQNGINSFSLFVSSSGAIGEFTYGVMNRALIPFGLHYILHSVFWFGFLGECTKVTYEVIAVGGLEATQHFICLSPDVVKDLALGGSVVDVHNNPIVGSVITEIAPSIIRGDLNRFFAGDPTAGVYMAWAYPIFMFGLPGAALAMYFAAPKANRSRIGGLLVSVAFTAFLTGITEPIEFTFLFLAPLLYVIHAILAGISMIVVNSLGILHGFGFSAGLIDYILNWGLATKPGLLIPIGLVFGALYFIIFYFSIKIFNIKTPGREDDFNYNQDVTQTNAEEVNNDKEDDLEQIALKYLEASGGKDNITNVEACITRLRLTVKDSSLVDTEKSKILGAKGVVKLGKTGAQIIIGPQAEKIADTMRKLM; encoded by the coding sequence ATGGGAATATTAGCTTATTTACAGCGCCTCGGTAAATCCTTGATGCTACCTATTGCAACATTACCTATCGCAGCAATTTTATTGCGCTTAGGTCAGCCTGACGTATTGAATATACCGTTTATTTCTGTTGCGGGCGGTAGTATATTTGACAACTTACCTTTATTATTTGCTTTAGGGATTGCTGTTGGTTTATCTAAAGATGGTGCTGGCGCTGCAGCTTTAGCCGGGGCTGTTGGGTATTTTATCTTAACGAAAGGAACCGAGGTATTAGGTAACTATACTGATGTCACCTATGTATTGAAGGATAATTTAGAACAAGCATACAGTTTTATTGTTAAAGACGGCGGTGTTATTGCCAAACTGCACCAATTAATACCAGGGGTTTCGCCTGCTTTAGATAAAAATGGCAATGAAATTGCTAACTCTCTAGTCGTTGTGGTGAGTGATGTCAAATTGAACCTATCGTTTTTTGGTGGTGTTATAGCTGGTATTGTTGCCGGGCATTCTTATAATCTTTTCCATAATATTAAATTACCCGATTATCTTGCATTTTTTGGTGGAAAACGCTTTGTACCCATAATGACCGGTCTGATTTGTTTAATATTAGCCTTTATTTGCGGCGAAATTTGGCCTTATGTACAAAATGGAATTAATAGTTTCAGCTTATTTGTATCAAGTAGCGGCGCTATCGGCGAGTTTACTTATGGCGTTATGAATCGAGCGTTAATTCCATTTGGTTTACACTATATTTTGCACTCAGTTTTTTGGTTTGGTTTCTTGGGCGAATGCACGAAAGTGACATATGAAGTGATTGCCGTCGGTGGTTTAGAAGCAACTCAGCACTTTATTTGTTTAAGTCCTGATGTTGTAAAAGATCTTGCTCTGGGCGGAAGTGTAGTTGATGTGCATAATAACCCCATTGTGGGAAGTGTTATCACCGAAATTGCGCCTTCGATTATCCGAGGTGATTTAAACCGATTCTTTGCTGGCGATCCAACCGCTGGTGTTTATATGGCTTGGGCATACCCTATCTTTATGTTTGGATTACCTGGCGCGGCATTAGCAATGTATTTTGCTGCACCAAAAGCTAATCGTAGCCGAATTGGGGGTTTGCTAGTCTCTGTCGCGTTTACCGCATTTTTGACTGGTATCACCGAGCCTATCGAATTTACTTTCCTCTTTTTGGCGCCATTACTATATGTTATACATGCTATTTTGGCCGGTATTTCCATGATAGTTGTTAACTCTTTAGGCATATTGCATGGTTTTGGTTTTTCAGCTGGTTTAATTGATTATATCTTAAATTGGGGACTTGCGACCAAGCCAGGTCTATTAATCCCTATCGGTCTTGTTTTTGGGGCTCTCTACTTTATTATTTTCTACTTTAGTATCAAAATTTTTAATATTAAAACGCCGGGTCGAGAGGATGATTTTAACTATAATCAAGATGTCACTCAGACTAACGCCGAAGAAGTTAATAATGATAAAGAAGATGATTTAGAGCAAATAGCGCTTAAATATTTAGAAGCCTCTGGTGGCAAAGATAATATTACCAATGTAGAGGCTTGTATTACTAGATTACGCCTAACGGTAAAAGACTCTTCATTAGTCGATACCGAAAAATCGAAAATTCTTGGCGCTAAAGGTGTCGTGAAGTTAGGCAAAACAGGCGCTCAAATCATTATTGGTCCGCAAGCAGAAAAAATTGCAGATACAATGAGAAAATTAATGTAG